The following are encoded together in the Neofelis nebulosa isolate mNeoNeb1 chromosome 9, mNeoNeb1.pri, whole genome shotgun sequence genome:
- the GGT7 gene encoding glutathione hydrolase 7 isoform X1 yields the protein MAAENEASQESALGAYSPVDYMSITSFPRLPEDEPAPAAPLRGRKDEDAFLGDPDTDPDSFLKSARLQRLPSTSSEMGSQDGSPLRETRKDPFSAAAAECSCRQDGLTVIVTACLTFATGVTVALVMQIYFGDPQIFHQGAVVTDAAHCTSLGIEVLSKQGSSVDAAVAAALCLGIVAPHSSGLGGGGVMLVHDIRRNESHLIDFRESAPGALREEALQRSWETKPGLLVGVPGMVKGLHEAHQLYGRLPWSQVLAFAAAVAQDGFNVTHDLARALTEQPPPNASERFRETFLPLGHPPLPGSLLRRPDLAAVLDVLGTSGPTAFYAGGNLTLEMVAEAQHAGGVITEEDFSNYSALVENPVCGVYRGHLVLSPPPPHTGPALISALNILEGFNLTTLVSREQALHWVAETLKIALALASRLGDPVYDSTITESMDDMLSKVEAAYLRGHINDSQAAPAPLLPVYELDGAPTAAQVLIMGPDDFIVAMVSSLNRPFGSGLITPSGILLNSQMLDFSWPNRTANHSAPSLENSVQPGKRPLSFLLPTVVRPAEGLCGTYLALGANGAARGLSGLTQVLLNVLTLNRNLSDSLAHGRLHPDLQSNLLQVDSEFTEEEIEFLEARGHHVEKVDVLSWVHGSRRTNNFIIGVKDPRSPDAAGATIL from the exons ATGGCGGCGGAGAACGAGGCCAGTCAGGAGAGCGCCCTGGGCGCTTACTCGCCCGTGGATTACATGAGCATCACCAGCTTCCCGAGGCTGCCGGAGGACGAGCCGGCGCCCGCGGCCCCTCTGAGGGGCCGCAAGGACGAGGACGCCTTCCTGGGAGACCCCGATACCG ACCCGGACTCCTTCCTGAAGTCTGCGCGGCTGCAGCGGCTGCCTTCGACGTCGTCGGAGATGGGCAGCCAGGACGGGTCGCCTCTGCGGGAGACACGCAAGGACCCGTTCTCTGCGGCAGCGGCCGAGTGCTCCTGCCGCCAGGACGGGCTCACAGTCATCGTCACGGCCTGCCTCACTTTTGCCACGGGTGTCACTGTGGCACTTGTCATGCAGATTTACTTCGGGGACCCTCAG ATCTTTCACCAGGGTGCCGTGGTGACTGATGCTGCCCATTGCACATCGCTGGGCAtcgaggtgctcagtaaacaggGATCTTCCGTGGATGCCGCTGTGGCAGCAGCCCTGTGCTTGGGGATCGTGGCTCCACACAGTTCTGGCCTGGGCGG TGGCGGCGTGATGCTGGTACATGACATCCGAAGAAATGAGAGCCACCTAATTGACTTCCGGGAGTCTGCACCAGGGGCCCTCAGGGAAGAGGCCCTGCAGAGATCCTGGGAAACCAAG CCTGGGCTCTTGGTGGGGGTCCCCGGAATGGTGAAGGGGCTACATGAAGCTCACCAGCTCTATGGCAG GCTGCCATGGTCCCAAGTCCTGGCCTTCGCAGCAGCTGTGGCCCAAGATGGCTTCAACGTGACCCATGATCTAG CCCGAGCCCTGACCGAACAGCCTCCGCCCAATGCATCTGAGCGTTTCCGTGAGACATTCCTGCCATTGGGCCACCCGCCACTACCTGGCTCACTGCTGCGTCGGCCTGACCTGGCTGCAGTGCTGGATGTGCTGGGCACCTCTGGCCCCACCGCCTTCTACGCAGGAGGCAATCTTACACTGGAGATGGTGGCTGAG GCTCAACATGCAGGGGGTGTCATAACTGAGGAGGATTTCAGCAACTACAGTGCCCTCGTGGAGAATCCTGTGTGTGGCGTCTACAGAG gccacCTGGTTCTcagtcccccacccccgcatACAGGGCCTGCCCTCATCAGTGCTCTCAACATCCTTGAAGGCTTCAATCTTACCACCCTGGTGTCCCGGGAACAGGCTCTTCATTGGGTGGCAGAG ACCCTGAAGATTGCATTAGCCCTGGCCAGCAGACTGGGAGATCCTGTCTACGATTCTACCATCACTGAGAGCATGGATGACATGCTCAG CAAGGTGGAAGCTGCGTACCTCCGGGGCCACATCAATGACTCCCAGGCGGCTCCTGCTCCACTGCTGCCTGTCTACGAGCTGGATGGGGCTCCCACGGCTGCCCAGGTGCTGATCATGGGCCCTGATGACTTTATCGTGGCCATGGTCAG ctccctgaaCCGACCCTTTGGCAGTGGCCTCATCACTCCCTCGGGGATCCTGCTCAACAGCCAGATGCTAGACTTCTCCTGGCCCAACAGGACTGCTAACCACTCTGCTCCCAGCCTG GAGAATTCGGTGCAGCCAGGGAAGCGACCACTGTCTTTCCTGCTGCCCACTGTGGTCCGGCCGGCAGAGGGGCTCTGTGGGACCTACCTCGCACTGGGGGCCAATGGAGCTGCCCGGGGCCTCAGCGGCCTGACCCAG GTTTTGCTGAATGTCCTGACCTTGAACCGGAACCTGAGTGACAGCCTGGCTCATGGCCGTCTGCATCCAGACCTGCAGTCTAACCTTCTGCAGGTGGACA GTGAGTTCACAGAGGAAGAGATTGAGTTCCTGGAAGCCAGGGGTCACCATGTGGAGAAGGTAGATGTCTTATCCTGGGTCCATGGCAGCCGGAGAACCAACAACTTCATCATTGGTGTGAAAGACCCTCGGAGCCCAGACGCAGCTGGAGCCACCATCCTGTAG
- the GGT7 gene encoding glutathione hydrolase 7 isoform X2: MAAENEASQESALGAYSPVDYMSITSFPRLPEDEPAPAAPLRGRKDEDAFLGDPDTDPDSFLKSARLQRLPSTSSEMGSQDGSPLRETRKDPFSAAAAECSCRQDGLTVIVTACLTFATGVTVALVMQIYFGDPQIFHQGAVVTDAAHCTSLGIEVLSKQGSSVDAAVAAALCLGIVAPHSSGLGGGGVMLVHDIRRNESHLIDFRESAPGALREEALQRSWETKPGLLVGVPGMVKGLHEAHQLYGRLPWSQVLAFAAAVAQDGFNVTHDLARALTEQPPPNASERFRETFLPLGHPPLPGSLLRRPDLAAVLDVLGTSGPTAFYAGGNLTLEMVAEAQHAGGVITEEDFSNYSALVENPVCGVYRGHLVLSPPPPHTGPALISALNILEGFNLTTLVSREQALHWVAETLKIALALASRLGDPVYDSTITESMDDMLSKVEAAYLRGHINDSQAAPAPLLPVYELDGAPTAAQVLIMGPDDFIVAMVSSLNRPFGSGLITPSGILLNSQMLDFSWPNRTANHSAPSLENSVQPGKRPLSFLLPTVVRPAEGLCGTYLALGANGAARGLSGLTQVLLNVLTLNRNLSDSLAHGRLHPDLQSNLLQVSSQRKRLSSWKPGVTMWRR; encoded by the exons ATGGCGGCGGAGAACGAGGCCAGTCAGGAGAGCGCCCTGGGCGCTTACTCGCCCGTGGATTACATGAGCATCACCAGCTTCCCGAGGCTGCCGGAGGACGAGCCGGCGCCCGCGGCCCCTCTGAGGGGCCGCAAGGACGAGGACGCCTTCCTGGGAGACCCCGATACCG ACCCGGACTCCTTCCTGAAGTCTGCGCGGCTGCAGCGGCTGCCTTCGACGTCGTCGGAGATGGGCAGCCAGGACGGGTCGCCTCTGCGGGAGACACGCAAGGACCCGTTCTCTGCGGCAGCGGCCGAGTGCTCCTGCCGCCAGGACGGGCTCACAGTCATCGTCACGGCCTGCCTCACTTTTGCCACGGGTGTCACTGTGGCACTTGTCATGCAGATTTACTTCGGGGACCCTCAG ATCTTTCACCAGGGTGCCGTGGTGACTGATGCTGCCCATTGCACATCGCTGGGCAtcgaggtgctcagtaaacaggGATCTTCCGTGGATGCCGCTGTGGCAGCAGCCCTGTGCTTGGGGATCGTGGCTCCACACAGTTCTGGCCTGGGCGG TGGCGGCGTGATGCTGGTACATGACATCCGAAGAAATGAGAGCCACCTAATTGACTTCCGGGAGTCTGCACCAGGGGCCCTCAGGGAAGAGGCCCTGCAGAGATCCTGGGAAACCAAG CCTGGGCTCTTGGTGGGGGTCCCCGGAATGGTGAAGGGGCTACATGAAGCTCACCAGCTCTATGGCAG GCTGCCATGGTCCCAAGTCCTGGCCTTCGCAGCAGCTGTGGCCCAAGATGGCTTCAACGTGACCCATGATCTAG CCCGAGCCCTGACCGAACAGCCTCCGCCCAATGCATCTGAGCGTTTCCGTGAGACATTCCTGCCATTGGGCCACCCGCCACTACCTGGCTCACTGCTGCGTCGGCCTGACCTGGCTGCAGTGCTGGATGTGCTGGGCACCTCTGGCCCCACCGCCTTCTACGCAGGAGGCAATCTTACACTGGAGATGGTGGCTGAG GCTCAACATGCAGGGGGTGTCATAACTGAGGAGGATTTCAGCAACTACAGTGCCCTCGTGGAGAATCCTGTGTGTGGCGTCTACAGAG gccacCTGGTTCTcagtcccccacccccgcatACAGGGCCTGCCCTCATCAGTGCTCTCAACATCCTTGAAGGCTTCAATCTTACCACCCTGGTGTCCCGGGAACAGGCTCTTCATTGGGTGGCAGAG ACCCTGAAGATTGCATTAGCCCTGGCCAGCAGACTGGGAGATCCTGTCTACGATTCTACCATCACTGAGAGCATGGATGACATGCTCAG CAAGGTGGAAGCTGCGTACCTCCGGGGCCACATCAATGACTCCCAGGCGGCTCCTGCTCCACTGCTGCCTGTCTACGAGCTGGATGGGGCTCCCACGGCTGCCCAGGTGCTGATCATGGGCCCTGATGACTTTATCGTGGCCATGGTCAG ctccctgaaCCGACCCTTTGGCAGTGGCCTCATCACTCCCTCGGGGATCCTGCTCAACAGCCAGATGCTAGACTTCTCCTGGCCCAACAGGACTGCTAACCACTCTGCTCCCAGCCTG GAGAATTCGGTGCAGCCAGGGAAGCGACCACTGTCTTTCCTGCTGCCCACTGTGGTCCGGCCGGCAGAGGGGCTCTGTGGGACCTACCTCGCACTGGGGGCCAATGGAGCTGCCCGGGGCCTCAGCGGCCTGACCCAG GTTTTGCTGAATGTCCTGACCTTGAACCGGAACCTGAGTGACAGCCTGGCTCATGGCCGTCTGCATCCAGACCTGCAGTCTAACCTTCTGCAG GTGAGTTCACAGAGGAAGAGATTGAGTTCCTGGAAGCCAGGGGTCACCATGTGGAGAAGGTAG